From the genome of Adhaeribacter pallidiroseus:
GAATAAAATCCCAGAGATTGCCGTATAAATCTTGAAACACTGCCACCAGGCCGTAAGGTTCTGTTGTTGGTTTCCGGACAAAGCTTATACCAACGGCCTGCATAGCAACATAATCGCGCATTAAATCATCGGTGTACAGAAAAAGGAATACCCGTCCGCCAGTTTGGTTGCCTACCCGGCTTTTTTGCTCCGCAGTGGTAGCTTTAGCCAGCAGCAAGCAACAACCCGAACCTCCTTCTGGAGCCACTACCACCCAACGTTTACTCTCGGAAAGGGGAGTGTCTTCTAACAATTCAAAAGAAAGTTTCTGCGTGTAAAAAGCAATAGCTTCGTCGTAATCATCTACTAATAAGGCAAGCTGACCTATTTGCTGGTGCATGGTATGAATAAGCTTATATATATCCTG
Proteins encoded in this window:
- a CDS encoding VOC family protein translates to MHQQIGQLALLVDDYDEAIAFYTQKLSFELLEDTPLSESKRWVVVAPEGGSGCCLLLAKATTAEQKSRVGNQTGGRVFLFLYTDDLMRDYVAMQAVGISFVRKPTTEPYGLVAVFQDLYGNLWDFIQTNKK